The Neobacillus sp. PS3-34 genome has a window encoding:
- a CDS encoding TIGR02206 family membrane protein: MFGGSNKGYKFEIFSVSHLCVIGLFILGTIFLYVFREYLRKRHMRRTEMGVALSLILAESVYHVWMISTGMWNVSHALPLELCSISLILTIILLFSQNRFVYEVLFFTGLLGASQALLTPLLYFDFPHVRFLHFFYTHMMIIWVPLYFTWVYGYRPTIFSCLKLLVTLNVLIPFIILVNKLTEGNYMFLSHKPETDSLLDFLGPYPWYIFSLEGLLISLSLILWLLFRERPAKKHVREEKEISQ, translated from the coding sequence ATGTTTGGAGGGAGTAATAAGGGATACAAGTTTGAGATATTTTCAGTAAGTCACCTTTGTGTCATTGGTCTTTTCATTCTCGGAACGATTTTCTTATATGTGTTTCGGGAATATTTGCGAAAACGGCATATGAGAAGGACTGAAATGGGGGTTGCGTTATCTTTAATCCTGGCTGAATCGGTTTATCATGTATGGATGATCTCAACTGGAATGTGGAATGTAAGCCACGCCCTCCCATTAGAATTGTGCAGTATTAGCCTTATTCTTACGATCATTCTTTTATTTAGCCAAAATAGATTCGTTTACGAGGTTTTATTTTTTACTGGCCTTCTGGGTGCATCACAAGCATTGCTGACGCCGTTGTTATACTTTGATTTTCCACACGTTCGGTTTCTTCATTTCTTTTATACCCATATGATGATTATTTGGGTGCCTCTTTATTTTACCTGGGTATATGGATATCGCCCGACCATTTTCTCGTGTCTAAAACTTCTTGTGACTCTTAATGTCCTCATCCCTTTTATCATTTTAGTCAATAAATTAACCGAAGGTAATTATATGTTTTTAAGCCATAAACCTGAAACTGATAGTCTATTAGATTTTTTAGGTCCATATCCATGGTACATTTTTTCTTTGGAAGGTTTGCTAATCTCACTAAGCTTAATCCTTTGGCTGCTATTCAGGGAAAGGCCTGCCAAAAAACATGTGAGAGAAGAAAAAGAAATAAGCCAATAG
- a CDS encoding SgcJ/EcaC family oxidoreductase, producing the protein MESSISNEIKVLYQHLIEAWNNRNASAMADLFAEDGEIIGFDGSQEMGSREIYSHLKPIFENHPTAPFVCKVKGVHLLSDNAAMVRAIAGMIPPGQSDLNPNVNAHQTLVAINSDGKWRIQLFQNTPAQFHGRPELVEQMTEELRELL; encoded by the coding sequence ATGGAATCTTCTATTTCAAATGAAATTAAAGTACTGTACCAACATCTAATAGAGGCATGGAATAATCGCAACGCCAGCGCGATGGCTGATTTATTTGCAGAGGATGGCGAAATAATTGGTTTTGACGGAAGCCAGGAAATGGGGAGCAGGGAAATCTATTCACACCTGAAGCCCATTTTTGAAAATCACCCAACCGCGCCCTTTGTGTGTAAGGTGAAAGGAGTGCATCTTTTAAGCGATAATGCTGCCATGGTACGTGCAATAGCAGGAATGATTCCTCCTGGACAATCAGACCTTAACCCTAATGTGAATGCACATCAGACTCTCGTAGCGATAAACAGCGATGGTAAATGGAGGATTCAGCTTTTTCAAAATACCCCGGCTCAATTCCATGGAAGACCAGAGCTTGTCGAACAAATGACAGAGGAATTAAGAGAACTTCTTTAG
- the map gene encoding type I methionyl aminopeptidase codes for MIAKTEEDFIGLKEIGRIVASIRNELVQRTAPGITTKELDDLAGELFEKAGAVSAPKGEYDFPGFTCISVNEEVAHGIPGNRVISEGDIVNIDVSGSKNGYFADTGISFVVGKGEEIRTKICEVAKEAFEAGHKKAKPGSKMNGIGKAVEQTAKKHGLTVIYNLTGHGIGRSIHEAPDHILNYYDTWDDKLFKDGMVIAFEPFISTLEEEVFQLDDGWTYVTEKSFVAQCEHTMILTKNGPIILTL; via the coding sequence ATGATTGCAAAGACAGAAGAGGATTTTATTGGTTTGAAAGAGATTGGCAGGATTGTTGCATCGATTAGAAATGAATTGGTTCAAAGAACAGCACCTGGCATTACGACGAAAGAACTCGATGATTTGGCGGGAGAGCTTTTTGAGAAAGCAGGTGCAGTTTCGGCTCCTAAAGGGGAATATGATTTTCCCGGATTTACTTGCATTAGTGTTAATGAAGAAGTGGCCCATGGCATCCCGGGAAACCGCGTAATCAGTGAAGGAGATATCGTGAATATCGATGTCTCGGGGTCAAAGAACGGATATTTTGCTGATACCGGAATTTCCTTTGTAGTTGGCAAAGGTGAGGAAATCCGGACTAAAATTTGCGAGGTCGCCAAAGAAGCCTTTGAAGCAGGCCATAAAAAGGCAAAACCGGGATCAAAGATGAATGGGATCGGAAAAGCGGTAGAGCAAACAGCCAAAAAACATGGATTAACTGTTATCTATAATCTGACTGGACACGGCATTGGCCGTTCTATACATGAAGCCCCTGACCACATTTTAAATTATTATGATACATGGGACGACAAATTGTTTAAGGATGGAATGGTTATCGCGTTTGAACCATTTATATCTACCCTTGAGGAGGAAGTTTTCCAATTGGATGACGGTTGGACCTATGTTACAGAAAAAAGCTTTGTTGCTCAGTGTGAACATACGATGATCCTAACGAAAAATGGCCCGATTATCTTAACCTTATAA
- a CDS encoding HD-GYP domain-containing protein, with product MLNPHMANMVPLDARPVNLFFAITTFGLNITTMARYYQSYRYSRFPLQLAIVYSSGFLIISQYIMVKGELWRLSWWMYHYLLLASMIVMVAGLIMQYTVKGNFIGSIRALFTNDPFERVTSSISPSVKALVIATEKKDTYTAGHTFRVTMYALKLGEELKLKPEQLHAIAQGTLVHDVGKISIPDSILNKPGRLTEYERVLIEQHPLKGYHMCRDLGFMNEELSIIRSHHEKWDGSGYPDRLNGDAIPILARIVAVADVYDALTTERSYRKAWPHSKAMDFLIEQKGRHFDPVCIDAWVKLCELNPSVYQYPSLTVNEETTVTLVSKI from the coding sequence ATGCTAAATCCGCATATGGCTAATATGGTTCCGTTGGATGCCAGGCCAGTTAACTTGTTTTTTGCCATCACTACTTTCGGGTTAAATATTACCACAATGGCCCGTTACTACCAGTCTTACAGGTATTCACGCTTCCCTCTTCAGTTAGCTATCGTGTATAGTTCAGGATTTTTAATTATTTCTCAATATATTATGGTTAAAGGGGAATTATGGAGACTCAGTTGGTGGATGTACCATTATTTATTGCTCGCCTCCATGATTGTTATGGTGGCAGGTTTAATTATGCAGTATACCGTAAAGGGAAATTTTATAGGATCAATTCGAGCATTGTTTACAAACGACCCCTTTGAAAGAGTTACAAGCAGCATTTCTCCAAGTGTAAAAGCACTCGTCATAGCTACTGAAAAGAAAGATACCTATACTGCTGGCCACACGTTTAGGGTGACAATGTATGCATTAAAACTAGGGGAAGAACTTAAATTAAAGCCCGAACAGCTTCACGCGATAGCACAAGGGACACTTGTTCATGATGTCGGAAAAATAAGCATTCCGGATTCCATATTAAATAAACCAGGGCGTCTTACTGAATATGAAAGGGTATTAATTGAACAGCATCCGTTAAAAGGTTATCATATGTGCCGAGATCTTGGTTTTATGAATGAAGAGCTCAGTATCATCCGTTCCCATCATGAAAAATGGGATGGAAGTGGGTACCCTGACAGGTTAAATGGGGATGCCATCCCCATTTTAGCGAGAATTGTTGCAGTAGCGGATGTCTATGACGCACTAACCACCGAAAGATCCTATAGAAAGGCGTGGCCACATTCGAAAGCAATGGATTTTCTGATTGAGCAAAAGGGGAGGCATTTTGATCCTGTTTGCATTGATGCGTGGGTCAAACTTTGTGAGCTTAATCCATCTGTTTATCAGTATCCTTCCCTAACAGTAAATGAGGAAACGACGGTTACCCTGGTTTCGAAAATCTAG
- a CDS encoding DUF1206 domain-containing protein, whose translation MTMSISKSGAKQKVVKANRKMKPWIRRFGRFGMMAKGIVFSFIGILAVMAALGLGGKTTGTKGVFYSLAGIPFGEGLLLIIGIGLVGYIVWQLIKAIKDPEDKGHDMKGIVTRSGYFISAIIYSSLSFNAIKVALHAGSAGGSGSEKTLSAKMLSYPLGQWIVGLVGVVIIIYGLSEIVSGYKEKFMRKFNVGKMSQHERRIARNSGKIGLISRGIVLSMVGSFFIQTAITANPNHTKGLGGALSELAKQPYGQWLLGIVGFGLILYGLYGVIKGRYEYTSFGN comes from the coding sequence ATGACCATGTCGATTTCGAAATCAGGAGCCAAACAAAAGGTCGTGAAGGCGAATCGAAAAATGAAACCCTGGATTCGCCGCTTTGGGCGATTTGGAATGATGGCAAAGGGAATCGTGTTTTCGTTCATCGGAATCCTTGCTGTCATGGCGGCTTTAGGACTGGGAGGAAAAACGACCGGAACAAAGGGAGTATTTTACTCATTAGCAGGCATCCCATTTGGAGAAGGTCTACTATTAATAATTGGGATTGGATTAGTTGGTTATATTGTCTGGCAGCTTATAAAAGCCATAAAGGATCCGGAAGACAAAGGGCATGACATGAAAGGAATAGTAACACGGTCGGGCTATTTTATTAGTGCAATAATTTATTCAAGCCTTTCATTTAATGCAATCAAGGTTGCTTTGCATGCAGGAAGTGCCGGGGGGAGCGGATCTGAAAAAACGCTTTCGGCTAAAATGTTATCATACCCATTGGGACAATGGATTGTCGGCCTGGTAGGCGTTGTAATCATTATTTACGGTTTAAGTGAAATTGTAAGCGGATATAAAGAAAAATTCATGCGTAAATTTAATGTAGGTAAAATGAGTCAGCATGAAAGAAGGATTGCAAGAAACTCAGGTAAAATAGGGCTGATTTCACGTGGGATAGTCTTAAGCATGGTCGGATCCTTTTTTATTCAAACAGCCATCACAGCTAATCCAAATCATACAAAAGGACTTGGAGGAGCATTATCAGAGCTTGCCAAACAGCCTTACGGCCAATGGCTTCTTGGCATTGTCGGATTTGGATTAATTCTATATGGTCTATACGGAGTGATTAAAGGGCGCTATGAATATACGAGTTTTGGAAATTAA
- a CDS encoding metallophosphoesterase — protein MLFFIGWNGLEWLKIGYGFHYSLIFSLVFVLISYSFILSRLSKLFSIFRTVSYVWFAVIQYSLILLPLADLVILIFKLSSIPLTSNIFRIVGISVIVLMAAILSVGLFNAYSPVVRKYEISVTKKNSKRSSLRIAMASDMHFGRLSGVAHARRLVDNINALNPDIILLPGDIIDDEPEPFIKKNMGSILENLNAPLGKFGVLGNHEYYGGQIPAFVEEMRKIDIKILMDEKLLIDDSFHLAGRKDKTDKGRKSFKELLTDIDREYPIIAMDHQPFELKQAQENDVDILLSGHTHRGQMAPNHLITKKMYELDWGYLKKEQMHAFVSSGYGFWGPPFRIGSRSEILQIDIKFI, from the coding sequence CTGTTGTTTTTTATTGGCTGGAACGGATTGGAATGGCTGAAAATTGGATATGGTTTTCATTACTCATTAATCTTTAGCCTCGTTTTTGTTCTAATATCTTATTCTTTTATCCTTAGCAGGCTTTCCAAATTATTCTCCATTTTCCGGACTGTCAGTTATGTCTGGTTTGCGGTAATTCAATACAGTCTCATTTTGCTTCCATTAGCAGACCTGGTCATATTAATTTTTAAATTATCTTCTATCCCTTTGACATCAAATATATTTAGGATAGTAGGAATTTCGGTTATCGTCCTGATGGCAGCTATCCTTTCAGTAGGTTTATTCAATGCTTATAGTCCTGTAGTGAGAAAATATGAAATCAGTGTAACTAAAAAGAATAGCAAAAGATCCTCACTGCGGATCGCCATGGCATCCGATATGCACTTTGGAAGACTTTCCGGAGTGGCGCATGCAAGGAGATTAGTTGATAATATTAATGCACTAAATCCTGATATCATTCTTTTGCCCGGAGATATCATTGATGATGAACCCGAGCCATTTATTAAAAAGAATATGGGCTCCATTCTCGAAAATTTGAACGCACCACTTGGAAAATTCGGTGTATTGGGAAATCATGAATATTATGGTGGACAAATACCTGCCTTCGTTGAAGAAATGAGAAAAATTGATATAAAAATATTGATGGACGAAAAGCTGCTAATCGATGATAGCTTTCATCTGGCTGGAAGGAAAGATAAAACGGATAAAGGCCGAAAATCGTTTAAGGAACTTTTAACGGATATTGACAGGGAGTATCCCATTATTGCCATGGATCATCAGCCCTTTGAACTTAAACAGGCACAGGAAAATGACGTAGATATCCTTTTATCCGGGCACACCCATCGGGGGCAAATGGCTCCCAACCACCTTATTACGAAGAAAATGTATGAATTGGATTGGGGATATTTAAAAAAGGAACAAATGCATGCATTTGTTTCCTCAGGCTATGGTTTCTGGGGTCCGCCCTTCCGGATCGGAAGCCGTTCTGAAATCCTCCAAATAGATATAAAATTTATTTAA